The sequence below is a genomic window from Glycine max cultivar Williams 82 chromosome 20, Glycine_max_v4.0, whole genome shotgun sequence.
gtatttgaaattttaatcaatggaTAATTAGTAGAAAAGGTTAAGatgcataattttttaaggCTACATGTAAATCCCTAACTCATacactaatttattatattttttcaataatactTACAagatttgtaaattaaaatttttaatatcattattttatttattctatataaaataacgtgacttaatttatttaataaataaaaaatcttataaattgcattacattcatagttttagtccttttttggattatttgcagcaaagaaaattcaagttactatattttattcttaaaataaaaaaataattaaaatgattagaTTACATTAGTTGCtaaaatatagaaatttttaaataatttaaaacctaTAATTAATATGCTTATTAATTCATTtactttaaaatgttttataaataataataactaaaaatatttttaaaaaatatatggttaaatttcaaataattcacaattagTAAGATATGAATTATGAcatatatttcataaatatgatgtttcattattttgtttataaataatactatttaatttttatataaatgttaCATCTATAACATTAAATACATACATTATTTTACTTGCTCAAATctagtttattatatttattatatatatatatatattaaagtgaagaaatagtaaattattagtttttaatttaatttaaaatatatcgtaattttatctttatcaaaatttaagaaGTAATCTGAAcctcttaaaatttataatttaatacaaatttctGTGTACTTAATTTTGTGACAATCCTAATCCTATGCTTTGTGTGGTTCACTGTTTTCCACAAAGTCTCAGATCAATATTTAGCCTCACAAATTAGTTGATATACATATTCACGATTCAGGAATCACAACTTGTTTGGACCACTTCAATCTTCATCCAAGAAGAGAAAAGAtgattgtgtttttttctttttacaatttCCTACTTGGACACACATCAATACGCACGTGAAATTGCTTTTGGTGGAACCCGCCCGGTTAAAATTGGAAACACGCTGTCATTTGTCTACGAGGATATGACCAAAGCCTTGTTTGTTCCATCTTTCTGTTCAATGACAAAGAAAGAGATCAGAAAAAGACCGACATAGCTTCAgatgattaaaacaaaaaactaaaatgaaaagattGTTATGGGCTCCATTGAGATCTGATATGAGCTTATATGtataattcaaaaacaaagaggGTGAAAGAGTAGTTAGATGGCAAATATTCCTCAATCTTAGAACAAGGATGAacgtataattaatttttagtgcAAAGAAACTAATACTTGAACGAAGATTTTCAAGTATCTCTAATGTTTCACAATTGTGACTTAAATACGTTTTGTCCTACACCATCCGACCAATATGGCTCCCCAAGATTGACTCACACTTGAGCATTTAGACTCAATATTTGTGGGTTGTGACTAGTCCAACCAAGAATAATCATTGAGTCAACTTACACTTGTCAAGGGATCAATGGCTAGTGACCCCTCTGAGTATTTCAAGAGGATTGTACTATCAAGAACACATCCAATACTGTTAGGACATGACCACAATGTTAGAGATGCATAACAATGTAATCGTATATTATATGGAGCTGCCCCACAGACGCGTGGCCTATAAATAGAGGGGATTGCATGACCTTCTTTAGATTCATGATTAGGCAGAGACATTGACTAAGACTTAAACTTTGGGCACTCCGTTTGCTCTCTGAGATGCTCTCCAACATCAAGATGTCCCTATAGGTTTAAAAGATGTCCCTATAGGTTTAAAAGTACAAGTTgtaatgttaaaattaataaagactttaattaaaatatagtaacaatttaaaactaatttatattattatttaattataaattatcatgtataatataattattgaaatttatacTGAGAAGAGTATTAGCAATATACTTCATTATACACTCTTTTTAATAcactttattattgattaagatttattaaaaaatttaaaattaaaagacaaatttattaaatgaaagtgAAACTCACTAGAATTTGTAATTTCAATCAATAGTACAAAGTGTATTTAGTgtattagaaaatgttttcCTACCTGCCAACATTTCTCTTTGTAATAATTACTTTGAAAATTATACCTAGAATGATTTGTTAATTACTTTAGTACCTAGatggtttttaattaattaacaatgtaagttttattttgatagtgcataaaaattaacctcataaaaattaacaatgtaAGTAGTATCATAATTAGTACAAAAGAAAAGTACATTAgttagtaatattattttagaagtatttaaaaatgtggAACATACAAAATATTTGGAGTATTTAGTATATAGGCAGAAGCATATACCACGGGCTGATTCTTCCtgctcagttttttttttttttgtcttttttttatgtGAAGATAATCCAAAGAGTACAATAGTGCATATGTGGCTCaagttttttaaagaaaaataacttcCCATTACATATGAAACGGATTTCCCACATCTCCCACATATTCATTTTAACCGTATAATAAACCACTTATAATCTCTCCCAGTCTCACATAAATGTAGGAGACATTATAAGCTCTATGCATAGTGCCTTTTTTTTTCCACTAGTCAGTCTTACAGTAAAATCACTACATAGAACATTCAGAGATACCATATTCACAAGGAAGAAAAGATTATTTGCTTACTAATCAATTATTTAgacatcaaaattcaaaacaaataatttagagCTTCTAGTGCAGTAAACCACCTTAAGCACCACGAAGTGCcttaaaaaactatataaaatacATTAGGAACATCAGGGCTTCCGATCCAAACATGAACAACCAGCAGATACATAAGAAATCCTTAGcagctaattaaaaataaccagATACCGCTATTTAGTTGCTATATATAATCCAACTCTTCACTTGAAACATTTAGGTGAATACTACTACAGCCATATGTTGACCACCTCATTCTTTGCCATCTGCTGCTCGAAGTGAGCCTAGTTGAACTGGGGCTTGAGTCTGCACCACTTTGGAAGACCCATACACTGATATATCAATACCTTGAGCCTTCTCCTTCTCGATCTGCTCCTTAATCCAGAAGTATGTGATCCTCAGTCCATCCTACAACATCAAAATTGAGACACTATAAGTATACATAGAATCTTGAGGCTGtttatcaagataaaaaaaaaactgggaaAGACTAAGGTAAACTAAAAAGATTTTCATCTAGAAAAGCTAAACATTCCATTAGAGCTCTTGAAGAAGTTAAAGAGCTCAAATTggatataaaagtttttaaaacacaacaCAAGGGGGAATTCATTGAATAGTTTTACACAGAAGGGagaattaatttatacaagtaCAATAAACTGAGCATGGTGCAATTGACCTATAAGCTATGACTGTTCCACAGAACTTAATATGAGCATGGAACAAATTATATAGAGTGGAAATAAGATAATGTTCGCCCAATTCATGATATTATTACCTTCAACCTCATAGTTGGAGCCCAAccaagtttttcttttataagtgtATTGTCTGAATTACGACCTCGGACACCCTCGGGGCCAGGAATGTGGTGAATAGGAATATTCTTGTTCTCAAAGCCAAGAATGATCTCAGCCATCTCATTCATGCTGACCATCTCATCGCTTCCAATATTTACTGGCTCTCGGAAATCAGATTTAGTCAATCTAAACAAAACAATAGACCACAATGCCAAGTTTTATCAAAGATTATGAAGTAactgaagaaaaagataaaagatctCCAAAATTGCTTGTTAAACACCATATTGTGCTCCCCTATCCAACCAAATAAAGCAAATCCTAAATTATGTAAAGGCAGAAATCTGTACTGTTGCCATTAATCCAATAGTGTTGAATGAGctaatgatttttctttcagaaagctcaattttaaataaatgggTTTTGCAAAGAAATCTATTAACAAAATTGACAAACTCCTTAAaataactaaacataaaacTCTACTGACTCAATTTCCATCAATCATTAAAAGTGCAAGTTCAGAATttcaatatttaaactaaaaacactagaaagaacaaaaaaatttagCTATTAGCCACAAATCAGCCAAGACATACCTGAGCACCccttcaacacattcatcaatGAAGGTAAATGATCGTGTTTGCAATCCATCCCCCCACATCTCAAATCTATCAGAGGAAGTGATAACTTTACGACAAAAAGCAGCAGGAGCCTTCTCCCTTCCACCTGTAtgacaaaacaacaaaacacaaacTTATTAAATCCAAAAGGTTACCAAAACATAAAATGTCTACCAATTTACCCATTTGGTAAAGACAAAACTATAAAAGTTTTCAATTCAGTGTAAAGCATGCCTTTCCATGTCCCAAAAGGACCGTATATGTTGTGGAACCTCCCAATGCGGCACTCAATTCCAAAATCCTTGTTATAGTGCTTGCATAATTCCTCTGTTGCAAGCTTCTCTAGCCCATATGCATCTTGTGGCTAAAAACAGTCACAAAATTAAACACATTAATCCCAATCCCAATGTGAAAATCAAGAACCAACATAAATTGAACAATTGAAAAGATCACCAACAAACCTCAGCTGGCCATGCATCAGACTCCTTCAAGCTAACATTAGTTTCCAACTGTTTGAATTCAGGGTAGATACAAGCACTAGAGGCATAAAAAAACCTGGAAAAACATTTTTTGGAATGCATAAAACACATCATCATATAATCAAAACAGACACCACATCATAAAATGTTTAGTCACAAAACATATAATTGAAATGATATGGACCATCACTAACCTCTTAATGCCGTTAATCCTGGCAGCCTCAATCATGTTGAAGCTAATCATTGTGTTGTTGTACATAATGACAGAGTGGTTAGACTGAATAAAACCCATCCCACCCATGTCTGCGGCAAGATTGAAAACATGATCAACCCCCTCTGTAACCTTGAGGCAGTTATTCATGACCCTGAGATCAACAAGATGGAATTCATCACAGAACATGTCCTCAGTCATGTGCTCATTTTTCTTCCAATCAGAAGCAATAATGTAATGCCCCTCTGTCTTGAGGCGCCGAGCTATGTGTGACGCGATAAAACCCCCAGCACCAGTGATGGAAATCTTAAGCTTCTCTGATGGCCAGTAAGGCTCTCTCTCAAGATTCTCATAAGTGTATGCACCATAGTCAGTTCCTCCAGCACTTCCCATTCTGCACACCACATTAATTTGGCGAATGAACAGAAAATGGTTAAGAAAATTAAGTCCAAAACATTAGCAAATACTCcataaacaaaacaattttcACTGTGAGGCAAGGGTGATGTGACatcaaggaagaagaaaagtgcAATTGAGGAAATTTCCACTTTTTAAGGAATAACAAACCAGGCTGAAAAACACGGCGAGAGTTAGGGGAAAAGAACGACACACAAGCGATACAACACATGCTGGCACATGAGGGGTATTAAAATGCAATTAATTAATAGAAGCGAAAACAATTAACTCAATATAGTTGgcacttaaataaaaaaaaaaaaagaggtatggaggatgaaaaaaaaaaatcctccgacccaccttttccaaaagaaaggggggaaattaaactaaaatatatatttcgtCTTTAGGTAAAGAGTATTGAATTGAAGCAAAGCATAATATACGTATATATAACAAGAAGCAAAGTAGTGGGTGAGAGTAAAACAAAAAGGAATGATACGCAGAGAGGGGAAGGAAAAAAACGAAAACGAATGATCCATACAGAAGGCACGGCAAAACCGTTACATGAGACGTTGAAGACAAAGCCATGAATGAGTATTCAACGTTTAAACCCTAAACATggatgataaaaatttaaaaaaaaaatgtgttatataAAGAAGTGGTGCAGTGAGAGTGAATAAAAGGGTTGGGAATTGAGGAACAAACCTGTGAGAGGGGTTTGAGATAATATATGGAGAGAATCAGAGAAGGGGATAGGAAGTGAATTGAGAGGGCATGGGGAGTGATGGGAATGGTATATATAGGATGAGAAGAAGGGAAAGCCACTCGTTTGTTATTTGCTCACAATTGGCTAAGTACCACCCAcccacacacacagacacaacaaatgtttcttttatttctcgTTCCTTCCTCCACCCACAACACAATTATCCAATGCTTTTATTGCTTTAAAAAAACCTTGCAAATTAGTCCtgttcttttaaattattttcctacTGTAGTAGTGTTTGGGAATCATATCATCAAAGGCGTCGTACGAAAAGAAATTTGGTACGGGAGACGCATTTAACACGTTGCAAACCCAAAATGAGGAaaatgcttcaaatttaccaaaGTTTTCACAATTGACTCCTTTAACTAATATTTAGGATTTTATTTTCgactttaatataaaattacacatGAAATGGATCGGGTGAGAGGATGATTGATTAGGTGTGAAACAAAAAATCTTAAATGTTTCCACTTTCttggttgaaaaaaattattataatttttattttttactgtaATAAATATTAAGAGTTTTTACTTGAtgtgtcttttttttaattagaaatatatttcacatgagaatatttatttaatccAAAATCATACCTAAAATTTGAAGTCTATATCCACTTATTTACTAATACTTGATGTGcctttatatataattagaattttaGAATTTACTTATAATAATGTGAAAGATTTTTACactattatctaattataaattgttatataagataaatttattgactttcataataaaacattaaacattAAAGATTTATTTGTTAGTTAACATATGATAGCATGGgattgagataaaaaaatgatagaataacaatagaataaatttaatcttatgaaatatttattacacACCAAGTAATattatgatgttattttatttgattcaaattaaaacaTGATTAGTGATGACAATATCAACAATAATAGTAGTGATGATGACAATATCAATTAATAATGACAATGACAATTTTAACAATAATGAtgacaataataaaaatgatccTGATAATaatgacaacaaaaataatgataatgatgaattattaaaattaaaatacaactgACTTGAGataaaaatttggaattttttaaaacaattcaaaACATGATATATCAAGATAGCAAGATAAAAGCCACTTTATCTGAAAATAAAAGACAtcttatttgatatttaaattaagtttcgataaaataaagttatgagACTAATCATTACCTATAATGGACCTAAGAGATTGAAGTTAATTTGCAGAAATATTCTGGAGGCTTAATTACAGtggatataaaaataaaaataaaaaatcaaattctcgATGCACAAAATATAATGtgaattaattataaagaaataaCTTCTTAAAAATACTAtgttcaaaattaatatttaaatttataatataaaaacgaataaaacattttttattatattttgtcgGAAGCCCTTAAGGTGGAGAGATATCTACAATTTTCAAAGGTAGTATATGAGCTAAGTTTCAAACAGTAATTCACAGCAATAACAACCTGAAAAAGACACTTCTGAATTTGACTATAATTTGAGGTTGTAGACATCTattacacaaaaatataaattttgttgtgaGGTTTGTTAGGAGAAACATATATAATTGCCCATATACATACTTGCAAGAGTGACTACTTCTCTAACTAATTTCGCAATATATTATAATCCTTCAACTTGTATTCAATTTTCCATTGATAGTGAAAtgaaatgagttttcttctataaaaagaaacattttttatcttgtgtatttttattttaaattgacaaatagtataaaaatatacgtgcaaataatatatgaaaatttaaatcgTACAATtatcactttaaaaaatatatttaagataatttttaattaattaat
It includes:
- the LOC100806498 gene encoding GDP-mannose 3,5-epimerase 2 isoform X2, with amino-acid sequence MGSAGGTDYGAYTYENLEREPYWPSEKLKISITGAGGFIASHIARRLKTEGHYIIASDWKKNEHMTEDMFCDEFHLVDLRVMNNCLKVTEGVDHVFNLAADMGGMGFIQSNHSVIMYNNTMISFNMIEAARINGIKRFFYASSACIYPEFKQLETNVSLKESDAWPAEPQDAYGLEKLATEELCKHYNKDFGIECRIGRFHNIYGPFGTWKGGREKAPAAFCRKVITSSDRFEMWGDGLQTRSFTFIDECVEGVLRLTKSDFREPVNIGSDEMVSMNEMAEIILGFENKNIPIHHIPGPEGVRGRNSDNTLIKEKLGWAPTMRLKDGLRITYFWIKEQIEKEKAQGIDISVYGSSKVVQTQAPVQLGSLRAADGKE
- the LOC100806498 gene encoding GDP-mannose 3,5-epimerase 2 isoform X1, with the protein product MALSSTSHVTVLPCLLMGSAGGTDYGAYTYENLEREPYWPSEKLKISITGAGGFIASHIARRLKTEGHYIIASDWKKNEHMTEDMFCDEFHLVDLRVMNNCLKVTEGVDHVFNLAADMGGMGFIQSNHSVIMYNNTMISFNMIEAARINGIKRFFYASSACIYPEFKQLETNVSLKESDAWPAEPQDAYGLEKLATEELCKHYNKDFGIECRIGRFHNIYGPFGTWKGGREKAPAAFCRKVITSSDRFEMWGDGLQTRSFTFIDECVEGVLRLTKSDFREPVNIGSDEMVSMNEMAEIILGFENKNIPIHHIPGPEGVRGRNSDNTLIKEKLGWAPTMRLKDGLRITYFWIKEQIEKEKAQGIDISVYGSSKVVQTQAPVQLGSLRAADGKE